A genomic region of Desulfosarcina ovata subsp. ovata contains the following coding sequences:
- a CDS encoding diguanylate cyclase, with protein sequence MMIRLGKPSATDPDPVELNRTIDAARKRMDLFLDSIQILFFCLREYTLDITEIDAEAFKHVLQRLQARFQSEEKTRTIATHLERDKTKILDHIQRQKTYLAERETEFREIIDLMTAAMTGLDDGNRDFYTSIRSQGERFDAITRLDDIKRIKNEMIREVDKLREMVRQKENQDQKALEALSSQVEVLKQELSRARHSANTDALTGVNNRKALDHYLAGLVDRNCVSRTPFSLLMMDLDDFKQLNDTYGHTVGDRMLLAFAEKCKSVIRKDDFLGRYGGEEFTLVLPGASLRHATKKAKQLCQTIAAGRYAADDTPSTDVLSVTVSIGVGCYRKGDTVTSLIDRTDQCLYEAKTNGKNRVVSE encoded by the coding sequence ATGATGATACGCCTTGGCAAACCATCCGCCACCGATCCGGATCCAGTTGAACTAAACAGGACGATCGACGCTGCCCGGAAGCGAATGGATCTCTTCTTGGACAGCATCCAGATTCTCTTTTTCTGTTTGCGCGAATATACCCTGGATATCACCGAAATCGATGCCGAAGCGTTCAAACACGTTTTGCAACGGCTTCAGGCACGCTTTCAGTCAGAGGAAAAAACCCGGACCATCGCCACCCACCTCGAGCGAGATAAAACCAAAATCCTGGATCATATCCAGCGGCAGAAAACATATCTGGCAGAGCGCGAAACCGAATTTAGAGAGATCATCGACCTGATGACGGCGGCCATGACCGGACTGGACGATGGAAACCGCGATTTTTATACCTCCATTCGTTCCCAGGGTGAGCGGTTCGACGCAATCACCCGACTGGACGATATCAAACGCATAAAAAACGAAATGATCCGCGAAGTCGACAAACTGCGGGAAATGGTCAGACAAAAGGAAAACCAGGATCAAAAAGCCTTGGAGGCGCTTTCCAGTCAGGTGGAAGTCCTGAAACAAGAACTCAGTCGCGCCCGGCATTCGGCCAATACCGACGCTTTGACCGGCGTCAACAACCGCAAGGCATTGGACCATTATTTGGCGGGACTGGTCGATCGCAATTGTGTTAGCCGGACGCCCTTCTCCCTGCTGATGATGGATCTGGACGATTTCAAGCAGTTGAACGATACCTATGGTCATACCGTCGGTGACCGGATGCTGCTTGCCTTTGCCGAGAAATGCAAAAGTGTTATCCGAAAAGACGATTTCCTCGGCCGTTACGGCGGAGAAGAGTTCACCCTGGTTCTTCCGGGTGCATCCCTGCGCCATGCCACCAAAAAAGCAAAACAGCTGTGCCAAACCATCGCCGCGGGCAGATACGCCGCCGATGACACGCCGTCCACTGATGTGCTGTCGGTTACCGTCAGCATTGGCGTCGGTTGCTACCGGAAAGGGGATACCGTAACAAGCCTTATCGACCGCACCGACCAATGTCTCTACGAGGCGAAAACCAATGGCAAGAACCGGGTTGTCTCTGAGTAA
- a CDS encoding substrate-binding periplasmic protein — protein MKLLVRIVLFFSIFSIFSNLAAAHDITVLTTIWAPYAYEENGKLTGLSTEIVTAVLDRAGLSAKFYLYPWKRAIVTAADQKDVLIYPLMRIKERENNFIWVAPVFNAEISLYKLKKRTDITITSLDDARKYTIGVLRGAAMHQHLLSHGFVDNQQLRIFGSNRKSVELLFKERIDLIADNPMVVSYEAQKVGFSMTETQKVLHLFENEAYMAFGKGSSEKYVERLKKALEHLRSEGTIETICEKYR, from the coding sequence ATGAAATTATTGGTTCGAATCGTACTCTTTTTTAGTATTTTCAGTATATTTTCAAATTTGGCAGCCGCCCATGACATTACCGTGCTCACTACCATCTGGGCGCCTTATGCATATGAGGAGAACGGCAAGCTTACCGGGTTGAGTACGGAAATTGTCACGGCTGTTTTGGACCGGGCCGGACTTTCAGCGAAATTTTATCTCTACCCGTGGAAACGGGCAATCGTGACAGCCGCGGATCAGAAGGACGTTTTGATCTACCCCCTTATGAGAATCAAAGAGCGGGAAAATAATTTCATATGGGTGGCGCCGGTATTCAATGCCGAAATATCCCTGTACAAACTAAAGAAACGAACAGATATCACCATCACCTCACTGGATGATGCCAGAAAATATACCATCGGGGTTCTCCGGGGCGCGGCAATGCATCAGCACTTGTTATCTCACGGCTTCGTGGACAATCAACAACTCAGGATATTTGGTTCAAATCGGAAAAGTGTCGAACTGCTGTTTAAGGAACGGATTGATCTGATAGCGGATAATCCCATGGTCGTCAGTTATGAAGCCCAAAAAGTGGGGTTCTCCATGACCGAAACGCAAAAGGTGCTTCATTTATTCGAAAACGAAGCTTATATGGCTTTCGGTAAGGGAAGTTCGGAAAAATATGTTGAACGCCTAAAAAAGGCACTCGAGCACCTCAGATCAGAAGGCACAATCGAAACCATCTGTGAAAAATACAGATAG
- a CDS encoding aminotransferase class I/II-fold pyridoxal phosphate-dependent enzyme codes for MNNFNPEQALSETRREFGEHGGVTPSISRSSTFTVMDPETMPEIFGGVRGPEEGGCFLYSRHFNPTVDILARYLSAMEDTEFAVCTASGMSAISCSLLQLCRSGDHIVASDTIYGGTHALMEDLLPQLGISTTFVDSADPKNFETAITPKTRVLFTETMGNPTLKFCNIPGLSKLARHRGITLVVDNTFTPMMISPARLGADVVVYSMTKFINGASDLVAGAICTTKAMIHQLMDLHTGRVMLLGPTMDPRMAYDIIQRLPHLAMRMREHSRRALAISRRLETLGVPVVYPGLESFAQHQLATDLINKGFGYGGMFTIDCGTRERADDLLDGLQNKEDFGYIAVSLGYFDTLMSCSGSSTSSEISEADQRKMGLSPGLVRFSVGYTGSLDQRIQQIERVVRAVGLASK; via the coding sequence ATGAACAACTTCAACCCCGAGCAGGCGCTGAGTGAAACGCGGCGTGAGTTCGGCGAGCATGGTGGGGTAACCCCTTCCATTTCCCGCTCGTCGACGTTCACTGTCATGGATCCGGAGACCATGCCGGAAATTTTTGGCGGTGTTCGGGGTCCTGAAGAAGGCGGCTGCTTTCTTTACAGCCGCCATTTCAATCCCACGGTGGATATCCTGGCCCGCTATCTGTCGGCCATGGAAGATACGGAGTTTGCTGTTTGCACCGCCAGTGGCATGTCCGCCATCTCATGCAGCCTGCTTCAGCTTTGCCGAAGCGGGGATCACATCGTTGCCAGTGACACGATATATGGCGGCACCCATGCGCTGATGGAGGACCTGCTGCCACAACTGGGGATTAGCACCACGTTCGTGGATTCGGCTGACCCGAAAAATTTCGAAACGGCGATTACTCCGAAAACACGGGTCCTGTTTACGGAAACCATGGGCAACCCCACTTTAAAATTCTGTAACATCCCGGGATTGTCCAAACTGGCCAGGCACAGGGGAATCACCTTGGTGGTGGACAATACCTTCACTCCCATGATGATCTCTCCAGCCCGGCTGGGCGCCGATGTGGTGGTCTATTCCATGACCAAATTCATCAACGGTGCCAGCGATCTGGTGGCCGGCGCCATATGCACCACCAAAGCCATGATTCATCAGCTCATGGACCTGCACACCGGACGGGTCATGCTGCTGGGACCGACCATGGATCCGCGGATGGCCTATGACATCATTCAGCGCCTGCCCCATCTGGCCATGCGCATGCGCGAACATTCCCGTCGCGCCCTGGCCATCAGCCGCCGGCTGGAGACCCTGGGCGTGCCGGTCGTTTATCCCGGACTTGAATCCTTTGCTCAGCATCAGCTGGCCACGGACCTGATCAACAAGGGGTTTGGCTACGGCGGCATGTTCACCATCGATTGTGGAACCCGTGAGCGCGCCGACGATCTGCTCGACGGGCTGCAAAACAAAGAGGACTTCGGTTACATCGCCGTCTCCTTGGGCTACTTCGATACGCTGATGTCCTGCTCGGGATCCAGCACCTCATCCGAAATCAGCGAAGCGGACCAGCGCAAAATGGGTCTTTCACCCGGACTGGTCCGTTTTTCCGTGGGATACACGGGCAGCCTTGATCAGCGCATCCAGCAAATTGAACGCGTTGTCCGGGCCGTGGGTCTGGCAAGCAAATAG
- a CDS encoding DsrE family protein gives MGSFLFVLSKDDNEAFTRCCQFAKIAHSKGHHVDMFFIDSGVSWADKNRDLNNKTVTGDCPADYLPYLVENEVKVGICTPCAKNRNMDEANFYSNMQLDGGPHLIDMAAEAKVFNF, from the coding sequence ATGGGAAGTTTTCTGTTCGTACTGAGCAAAGATGACAACGAAGCGTTCACCCGATGCTGCCAGTTCGCTAAAATCGCCCATTCAAAAGGCCACCACGTGGACATGTTCTTTATCGATAGCGGTGTCAGCTGGGCCGATAAAAATCGGGATCTGAACAATAAAACCGTCACCGGTGACTGCCCTGCCGACTACCTGCCCTACCTGGTGGAAAATGAAGTCAAGGTCGGCATCTGCACCCCGTGTGCGAAAAACCGCAACATGGATGAGGCCAATTTCTATTCTAACATGCAACTTGACGGTGGACCGCATCTTATTGATATGGCGGCGGAGGCCAAGGTGTTTAACTTTTAA
- a CDS encoding pilus assembly protein, with the protein MNSVKNIIVAILAALMVSIAGFTAASAAEPAIADYTSYPLFMSSEIPPNIMIMMDNSGSMNYPAYGVFTSAGSLTSADGYACGSADMSVYQSSDDAEEEADNSSDNTYYNDSDLDLGNFYVDASNVGYGPSVVGLRFYNVQIPKNAVVTEAYIEFTAYANSSTPQADTDLIISVEDTDDAGTYTTGTIDISSRSYLSTTVEWNDVEAWTSGSTYQTEDLTSLIQAIVDRNGWVAGSSIGFKITGTGKRDARAYDSGSSNAPVLHVVFDGCKEYYGYFDPDSNYSYANSIFSRDDSGPWDGNFLNWITMRRIDVARKVLMGGLANPRTTTGTQKLTGENSGSSRSYKKEYDGTGTSGITQFAGDYTYYVDGGNFTVYNSSNVSQGTFSIVVEKIAEEEPNDFADLDGNGLTTVGVLQRYGNSARWGNLWFNNNGDDAQNNGNGGVISNPIADGVTENFINDFQNTAADTWTPLAEAYYTAVKYFKQEAIDESLNYYNNPKTVGDDPFDGSAYCAKNFVLLITDGASTKDSRVDDVRDYADGIAAANDFVGPEVSGDCNEAYPYSGCEYASGGTDYLKDVALWARTHDIRTDIEDTQNVILYAVYAFGQDEDARELIKQAAKNGGFKDRDSDNAPDGLYTDDAADRLEWDEDGDGLPDTYFEASDGAKLQSALGKAIRGILARSASGTAASVLATNSEGEGNLVQAYFKPTFATTLKGNDIPVDSTWMGFMQSLWVDACGNLREDSDDDLTLDTDPDVVTNLDKIVEYEFDDETNETRIIRYLEHPTYDDPDDCDTTVEEYCTDEGIDLASSYETADLGEIIPLFEAGKQLAMTDTVDRNIFTYIDDDDDGVVDETSYDNFDGAGEVIAFTTDTANATALTPYLGVINGSEDYGFAYLGSDHATRVDTLIEYIRGTDYFDSDGAPSLRNRTGQFFTGDEYREDPSDNDSEYNNYVWKLGDIVHSTPVSVAKPPDNYHTIYSDSSYQDYYDNFKGRETAIYVGANDGMLHAFTSGIYDSSAKTYSEVDGTALGSELWAYIPNALLPHLKFLADPDYTHVYYVDMKPKVFDAKILDDNTHYSDGDLDDNWGTFLIVGLNLGGKQIWTNEFDTDDDGVDDIRYFNPTYICMDITEPRSPVLMWERSYDGLNLSQSSPAIVKVGDSWFAVFGSGPTTYDGTSTETGKLFVVDLATGEPITSGTDDWLFELGEDYAFVNSPVSLDKNLNYSVDAIYFGETYCASATCEDPKTFTGKLYKVAVPCNPCDWNTTTEDPDAVYDEDPTTWYTPTTLYTSDAPFTAPAALSVDDYDNAWVFIGTGRYLREADKTTQHQEYIIGIKDPFYNEDYDGNYYHNFASSKSLTSSDLFDATDYSVTTAGYVFTSSGTPYGGSLATSSFSTLLDDVRGMDGWLRELEVSADPSERVVSKSSVLGGIVLTPTFVPNADVCGFGGTTGYYGVYYETGTAYTSNVFDSTGESITYDGKTYSSVNVKLTSDSVGAPPPSAGIHVGREGGTTGAKAYLQLSTGEILTIDIQTALPIKSGLTNWIANP; encoded by the coding sequence ATGAATAGCGTAAAAAATATTATTGTTGCTATCCTGGCGGCATTAATGGTTAGCATCGCAGGGTTCACGGCCGCATCTGCCGCCGAGCCGGCCATTGCCGATTACACGTCCTATCCGCTGTTCATGTCCAGTGAAATTCCTCCCAACATTATGATCATGATGGACAACTCGGGGAGTATGAACTACCCCGCATACGGCGTGTTCACCAGCGCTGGGTCGCTTACCAGCGCTGACGGGTATGCCTGCGGCAGCGCCGATATGTCGGTTTATCAGTCTTCGGACGATGCGGAAGAGGAAGCGGACAACTCCAGTGATAATACCTACTATAATGACAGTGATTTGGACTTGGGAAATTTTTACGTCGATGCTTCCAACGTTGGTTATGGCCCGTCGGTAGTTGGATTGCGCTTTTACAATGTACAGATTCCGAAAAACGCAGTAGTCACCGAAGCCTACATTGAATTTACGGCTTATGCTAACAGTTCGACACCACAGGCGGATACAGATCTGATCATCAGCGTTGAAGACACCGACGATGCCGGGACTTACACCACAGGAACCATCGATATCTCATCCCGATCATACCTTTCCACCACTGTGGAATGGAATGACGTGGAGGCTTGGACGTCGGGTAGCACCTACCAGACCGAGGACCTGACCTCTCTCATCCAGGCAATCGTCGACCGGAATGGATGGGTGGCAGGATCCTCCATCGGCTTTAAAATTACCGGTACGGGAAAACGCGATGCAAGGGCATACGATTCCGGCTCCAGCAATGCCCCTGTGTTGCATGTGGTGTTCGATGGCTGCAAGGAGTATTACGGCTATTTTGATCCCGATTCAAACTACTCCTACGCCAATAGTATTTTTTCGAGGGATGACAGCGGCCCCTGGGATGGCAACTTCCTCAACTGGATCACCATGCGCCGGATCGACGTGGCCCGTAAGGTGCTGATGGGCGGGCTTGCCAACCCGCGCACCACGACCGGTACACAGAAGCTGACCGGTGAGAATTCCGGATCGAGCAGGTCCTATAAAAAAGAGTACGACGGCACCGGTACCAGCGGCATAACACAGTTTGCCGGGGACTATACGTATTACGTCGACGGTGGGAATTTTACTGTTTACAACAGCTCCAATGTTTCACAGGGAACTTTTTCCATTGTGGTCGAAAAAATCGCGGAAGAAGAGCCCAACGACTTTGCTGATCTGGATGGTAACGGCCTCACCACAGTGGGTGTTTTGCAACGATATGGCAATTCCGCTCGCTGGGGCAACCTCTGGTTCAACAACAACGGCGATGACGCCCAGAACAACGGTAACGGCGGCGTGATCTCCAATCCGATTGCCGATGGCGTCACCGAAAACTTTATCAACGATTTTCAGAACACCGCCGCGGACACCTGGACTCCATTGGCCGAAGCCTATTACACGGCAGTCAAGTACTTCAAACAGGAAGCGATCGACGAATCCCTCAACTATTACAATAACCCCAAAACGGTGGGGGACGACCCGTTTGACGGTTCGGCGTATTGCGCCAAGAATTTTGTTCTCCTGATTACCGATGGTGCTTCCACCAAGGATTCCAGAGTCGACGATGTTCGCGACTATGCCGACGGCATTGCGGCGGCCAACGATTTTGTCGGGCCTGAAGTTTCCGGTGACTGTAACGAGGCATATCCCTATTCCGGGTGTGAATACGCTTCAGGCGGGACAGACTACCTCAAGGACGTGGCCCTATGGGCCCGTACCCACGACATTCGTACAGACATTGAAGACACCCAGAATGTGATCCTTTATGCGGTTTACGCCTTTGGTCAGGACGAGGACGCCCGTGAATTGATCAAGCAGGCGGCCAAGAACGGGGGATTCAAGGACCGGGACAGCGATAACGCCCCAGACGGACTATACACTGACGACGCAGCGGACCGACTGGAATGGGACGAGGATGGCGACGGGCTTCCCGATACCTATTTCGAAGCCTCGGACGGTGCGAAGCTCCAATCTGCCCTTGGCAAAGCTATTCGTGGGATATTGGCCCGTTCCGCATCGGGAACCGCTGCCTCCGTGCTGGCCACCAACAGTGAGGGTGAAGGTAATCTGGTTCAGGCCTACTTCAAACCCACATTTGCAACCACACTCAAGGGTAATGACATTCCGGTCGATTCTACCTGGATGGGGTTTATGCAGTCCCTTTGGGTGGATGCCTGTGGCAACCTGAGAGAAGATTCGGATGATGACCTGACGCTTGACACGGATCCCGACGTCGTGACAAATCTGGACAAAATCGTTGAATACGAATTTGATGATGAAACCAATGAAACACGGATTATCCGTTATCTGGAGCACCCCACTTATGACGACCCCGATGATTGTGATACCACTGTCGAAGAATATTGCACGGATGAGGGGATCGATTTAGCGAGCAGTTATGAAACCGCGGACCTGGGCGAAATCATCCCGCTCTTTGAGGCAGGCAAGCAGCTTGCGATGACGGATACCGTGGATCGTAATATCTTTACCTATATCGATGACGATGACGATGGCGTGGTGGACGAAACCAGCTACGACAATTTTGACGGAGCCGGTGAGGTGATCGCCTTCACCACGGACACGGCCAACGCCACGGCGCTGACGCCCTACCTGGGGGTAATCAACGGGTCGGAGGATTATGGATTTGCCTATCTGGGCAGCGACCATGCCACACGTGTGGACACCTTGATCGAATATATTCGTGGAACCGATTATTTCGATAGTGACGGTGCGCCTTCCCTGCGCAATCGAACGGGGCAGTTTTTTACCGGTGACGAATACCGCGAAGATCCCAGCGATAACGATTCGGAATATAATAATTATGTGTGGAAACTGGGCGACATCGTCCACTCCACCCCGGTCAGCGTGGCCAAACCGCCGGATAACTACCATACGATCTATTCGGACAGTTCGTATCAGGATTACTACGACAATTTCAAAGGAAGGGAGACGGCGATCTATGTGGGTGCCAATGACGGCATGCTGCACGCATTCACTTCCGGTATTTATGACAGTTCGGCGAAGACCTATAGCGAGGTCGATGGCACCGCGCTGGGATCGGAACTGTGGGCTTACATCCCCAATGCCCTATTACCCCACCTGAAATTCTTGGCAGATCCGGATTATACCCATGTCTATTATGTGGATATGAAACCCAAGGTATTCGATGCCAAGATTCTCGACGATAATACACATTATTCAGATGGTGACTTGGATGACAACTGGGGTACGTTCCTGATCGTCGGCCTCAACCTGGGGGGCAAGCAGATCTGGACCAATGAATTCGATACGGACGACGACGGTGTCGATGATATCCGCTATTTCAATCCCACCTACATCTGCATGGACATCACCGAGCCCAGAAGCCCCGTGCTCATGTGGGAGCGAAGTTACGACGGGCTCAATCTGAGCCAGTCTTCGCCGGCCATCGTCAAGGTTGGAGACTCATGGTTTGCCGTATTCGGATCCGGCCCCACGACCTATGATGGCACGAGCACCGAAACAGGGAAGTTGTTCGTCGTGGATCTGGCCACCGGCGAGCCAATTACCAGTGGCACCGATGACTGGCTCTTTGAGCTGGGCGAGGATTACGCCTTCGTCAACTCGCCGGTCTCTCTGGACAAAAACCTAAATTACAGTGTCGATGCCATCTATTTCGGCGAAACCTACTGCGCCAGCGCCACCTGTGAAGACCCGAAGACGTTCACCGGAAAGCTGTACAAGGTGGCCGTCCCATGCAATCCCTGTGATTGGAATACAACTACGGAAGATCCAGATGCGGTCTATGACGAGGATCCGACCACATGGTATACACCAACAACGCTTTACACGTCGGATGCACCATTTACGGCACCGGCAGCACTCAGTGTGGATGATTACGACAATGCCTGGGTGTTCATCGGTACCGGGCGTTACTTGAGAGAGGCGGACAAGACCACGCAGCACCAGGAATACATAATCGGCATCAAGGATCCGTTTTATAACGAAGACTATGATGGGAACTATTACCACAATTTCGCTTCGTCAAAATCCCTGACCAGCAGCGACCTTTTCGATGCCACCGACTATTCGGTGACTACCGCCGGGTACGTTTTTACCAGCAGCGGAACTCCCTATGGCGGGTCACTCGCCACTTCCAGTTTCAGCACGCTGCTTGACGATGTGCGGGGGATGGATGGTTGGTTGAGGGAATTGGAAGTCTCGGCCGATCCTTCCGAGCGGGTCGTATCCAAAAGCTCGGTATTGGGCGGGATCGTACTCACCCCGACTTTCGTGCCCAACGCGGATGTTTGCGGATTTGGCGGAACGACCGGTTATTATGGCGTCTATTATGAAACCGGAACGGCCTACACCTCGAATGTGTTTGATTCGACTGGTGAATCCATTACCTATGATGGAAAGACATATTCTTCCGTCAATGTAAAATTGACCAGCGACAGCGTTGGCGCTCCGCCTCCGAGCGCCGGTATTCATGTGGGCAGGGAAGGCGGGACCACGGGTGCGAAAGCGTACCTGCAGTTGAGTACCGGTGAAATTCTCACCATTGACATCCAAACGGCCTTGCCCATTAAAAGCGGGCTGACCAATTGGATTGCGAATCCATGA
- a CDS encoding flavin reductase family protein codes for MVKKSCLGPEALLFPTPSVLVGTVVDGRPNFMTAAWCGIASSKPPAISVAVRGERHTLKGILANGEFSINVPAAGMAADVDFCGIYSGRKVDKSTVFELFNGDLANAPLVADCPVNLECRLRHTLNLGAHTLVVGEVIQTHVTESCLTDGKPDAVKIDPLVYSPGSGYYQRLGEIVGKAFSIGKKKDKGA; via the coding sequence ATGGTAAAAAAGTCTTGTCTGGGGCCCGAAGCCCTGCTTTTTCCTACCCCGTCCGTTCTCGTCGGCACTGTGGTTGACGGCCGTCCAAACTTCATGACGGCCGCCTGGTGCGGTATCGCTTCATCCAAACCGCCGGCCATTTCCGTCGCCGTTCGCGGGGAACGCCATACCTTAAAAGGGATTTTGGCTAACGGTGAGTTTTCCATTAACGTACCTGCCGCCGGTATGGCGGCTGATGTTGATTTTTGTGGCATCTACTCCGGGCGCAAGGTGGACAAATCAACGGTATTCGAGCTTTTCAACGGCGATCTGGCCAATGCGCCCCTGGTGGCGGACTGTCCGGTCAACCTCGAGTGCCGCCTTCGCCATACACTGAATCTGGGCGCCCACACCCTTGTTGTGGGTGAAGTGATCCAGACCCATGTCACGGAGTCCTGCCTGACCGACGGCAAACCCGATGCGGTCAAAATCGATCCGCTGGTTTACTCACCGGGCAGTGGCTATTATCAACGCCTGGGAGAAATTGTGGGCAAAGCGTTCTCCATCGGCAAAAAGAAAGATAAAGGTGCATAA
- a CDS encoding dynamin family protein: MYRENYITALRTELLEIVSEQLTPVAMRYGYSEVPLETNIKWRPQVLVLGNYSSGKSTLINEFLGVEIQGTGQAPTDDSFTIITFDENEPADSPIQVTDQRDGKFLLNDPEYPFETLKRHGLRFASHFKLKKVNSPFLKNLAIIDTPGMLDSITERDRGYNYQDVIGDLAQIADLVLVLFDPHKAGTVREAHTSLRDTLPAKTFEDRVLYVLNRIDECASMTDLLRVYGTLCWNLSQITGRKDIPMIHLTYSTAAAQKSGRSDDPQTGYLQYLENQREELKKAVLQAPCHRLDNLASFVETHGERLCHFLEGMISFRKKIRQFRAKSFFSALAGSLVGGAAAWVALISFTPFGGLDPVLQITGAGLLSTLLLIGWLAVVQKYLSARFLKRWLRQLDLLTPLPNQTRRDSWASIRDLLYVNLKNSGGNYSLTQVVGEYAMVKEIHDKGSREIREALKELNGMTLDDDTDPNAAFPYWAAPATPPGTDIED, encoded by the coding sequence ATGTATCGCGAAAACTATATCACCGCGCTTCGTACCGAACTGCTGGAGATCGTCTCCGAGCAGCTCACGCCGGTGGCCATGCGTTATGGCTACAGCGAAGTTCCCCTCGAGACCAATATCAAATGGCGCCCGCAGGTTCTGGTTCTGGGCAACTATTCCTCGGGAAAGTCCACACTGATCAATGAATTTCTGGGGGTAGAAATCCAGGGCACCGGCCAGGCGCCCACCGATGACTCCTTTACCATTATCACTTTTGATGAAAACGAACCGGCCGACTCTCCGATTCAGGTTACCGATCAGCGCGATGGCAAGTTTCTGCTCAACGATCCTGAATATCCGTTCGAAACCCTAAAAAGACACGGGCTCCGGTTTGCTTCCCATTTCAAACTGAAAAAAGTCAATTCACCCTTTCTGAAGAATCTGGCCATCATCGATACCCCCGGCATGCTCGACAGCATCACCGAACGGGATCGGGGCTACAATTACCAGGATGTCATCGGTGACCTGGCTCAAATAGCCGATCTGGTTCTGGTGCTGTTCGATCCCCACAAGGCCGGAACGGTTCGCGAAGCACACACCAGTCTTCGTGATACCTTGCCGGCCAAAACCTTTGAAGATCGGGTGTTGTACGTTCTCAACCGCATCGATGAATGCGCGTCGATGACGGATCTTCTGCGGGTCTACGGAACCTTGTGCTGGAACCTCTCACAGATTACCGGCCGCAAGGACATCCCCATGATCCACCTGACCTATTCCACCGCAGCGGCACAAAAAAGCGGACGATCCGATGATCCCCAGACGGGTTACCTGCAATACCTGGAAAACCAGCGCGAAGAGTTAAAAAAAGCGGTTCTCCAGGCCCCCTGCCACCGGTTGGACAACCTGGCCTCATTCGTGGAAACCCATGGCGAACGATTATGCCATTTTCTTGAAGGCATGATCAGCTTCCGTAAAAAAATACGCCAATTCCGGGCAAAATCCTTTTTCAGTGCGCTGGCCGGGTCCTTGGTCGGCGGTGCGGCGGCCTGGGTCGCTCTGATCAGCTTCACGCCATTTGGCGGACTCGATCCGGTGCTCCAGATCACCGGTGCCGGGCTGCTCAGTACGTTGCTTTTAATTGGCTGGCTCGCAGTGGTTCAGAAATACCTTTCCGCACGATTTCTAAAAAGATGGCTGCGGCAACTCGACCTGCTGACCCCCCTGCCGAACCAGACCCGCCGGGACAGTTGGGCATCGATCCGTGACCTGCTCTATGTCAATCTGAAAAACAGCGGTGGCAACTATAGTCTGACTCAGGTCGTGGGCGAATACGCAATGGTCAAAGAGATCCATGATAAAGGCTCCCGCGAAATCCGTGAGGCTCTGAAGGAACTCAACGGAATGACGCTTGACGACGATACCGATCCAAACGCCGCGTTTCCATACTGGGCCGCACCGGCAACACCTCCGGGTACCGACATCGAGGATTGA